A genomic segment from Gossypium hirsutum isolate 1008001.06 chromosome D04, Gossypium_hirsutum_v2.1, whole genome shotgun sequence encodes:
- the LOC107949135 gene encoding probable protein phosphatase 2C 9 produces the protein MDNLCCFNAIVGGRSSCSSGKGRSHNGAVKYGFALLKGKANHPMEDYHVAKFTQLQGHELGLFAIYDGHLGDSVPAYLQKHLLPNILKDEEFWTDPNRSIFKAYEKTDQAILSHSPDLGRGGSTAVTAILIDGRKLWVANVGDSRAVLSKNGQAMQMSIDHEPSTERGSIENRGGFVSNLPGDVARVNGQLAVSRAFGDKNLKLHLRSDPDIQNADINSNTDLLILASDGLWKVMSNQEAVDIAKKTKDPQRAAKKLASEALNRDSKDDISCIVVRLKG, from the exons ATGGATAATCTATGTTGCTTCAATGCT ATTGTTGGAGGACGATCTTCATGTAGCTCCGGGAAGGGCAGAAGCCATAACGGCGCTGTCAAGTATGGATTCGCTTTACTGAAAGGTAAAGCGAATCATCCTATGGAGGATTATCATGTCGCAAAGTTCACGCAACTTCAGGGGCACGAACTCGGACTTTTTGCTATATATGATGGTCATTTGGGGGACAGTGTGCCTGCCTATCTGCAAAAGCATTTGCTTCCCAATATCTTAAAGGAT GAGGAGTTTTGGACCGATCCCAATAGGTCGATTTTTAAAGCTTATGAGAAAACAGACCAAGCGATTCTTTCGCATAGTCCGGACTTAGGACGAGGGGGATCGACTGCTGTTACTGCGATTTTGATAGATGGGCGAAAACTATGGGTAGCCAATGTCGGAGATTCACGTGCCGTTTTATCGAAGAATGGGCAAGCAATGCAGATGAGTATCGATCATGAGCCCAGCACAGAGCGAGGAAGCATCGAGAACCGAGGCGGATTTGTCTCGAACTTGCCAG GGGATGTTGCAAGAGTGAACGGCCAACTTGCTGTTTCCCGTGCTTTCGGAGACAAGAACTTAAAATTACACCTCCGATCTGATCCCGACATACAAAATGCCGATATTAACTCGAATACCGACCTTCTCATCCTTGCAAGTGATGGACTATGGAAG GTTATGTCGAACCAAGAAGCAGTCGACATTGCGAAAAAGACCAAGGATCCGCAACGAGCGGCGAAAAAGCTAGCCTCGGAGGCATTGAACAGAGACAGCAAGGACGATATCTCCTGTATCGTAGTTCGTTTGAAGGGGTGA